CGAGAAACTCACCACTCTGAGAATTTGTTGCTAATTGGCGTAAATATTCCTGACGCGTCGGGAAGGGTTTTATGGAGAGATTTGCTATGCGTAGGCAGGAGACCAAGTCGTCGATAGTTTCCGGCGATTGTGACTGTTCAGCGCCATCTTGCGGTACACTCAAATTGCGCAGATAGGCTGAAAGCGACGGAAACTCACGATAGTCGGGCACTGCGCCACTCTGCGCATTACACAGCTGTGCGATTAGCGTTTCAAATTCCTGATTTATGCGTTGGCTCGTGTCCGCATCCAACTGTGTGACATCCAAATTCATTTCACGCGCATATTCTTCGAATGTGGGGAAAGGTTGCGGTTGCAAAGGTCTGCTGCGTGAAGCCTCAGCTGCTGCGGCCGCTGCACTAACAGTGGTGGCATTTACGCGCGATGTAGCCGGTGTGTCTACCTCGATGATGGTAGATAGCTCGTGTACTACATCATCCTCGGCAAAGTTAGGGCTGTAACGTTGCAAAGTAGGCGGGGGTCGCGCCTTACGCCCGCCACCGCCATGATGGCTTGGGTGTGTTGTGCTCGATGCTTGCGATGGTGGTTCCACATCCTGTGCTGTCAATGGGCGTGAAATGGAAATGCCGCTATCGTGACTCATACCTGTTGGTTTGTGCTTTTCAAGCGGCGCCGCGCTGTCGAGCGCTGATAAACCTTCCGCCGAAGTAGCGGCAGCTTGCTGCTCCAATATATCCGGCGGTGTGTAGTCTATAGAGGTGGTTGGTTGTGTGGTCAGAGCGTGGCGTACGCTTGCGCCACCACTGCTGCCACTGCTGATGCTGGTATTTCTATCGACGGATGCATTTGAGCGTCGACGCGTGCCATCGGGCAATTCGATGTATTCGGTTGAGTTGCGTCCCTCACTTACCGAACTGAGTGTGACCTCCATGAGGCGTTTCTTTTCGGTGCGAACTTTTTGTATGAGCTCGGTTAACTCCGCGATGCGTTGTGTACAGTTCTCGGTGAGTTGCTCATAACGTGCGATTTGCTCTTCAGCGCGACGCTCCTCTGTGTCAACTAAAATATCACGTTTCGGTTGCGAATCCGCACTGGCGGTAGTGGCGGTGCGCTCCGTTGATATACGCGCTGTTTTTTCACCAATTTGCACGATTTGTCGTGGTTGCTGACCCTGCGCTTGCTTAGCTTGACCCTGCGGCTGCTCAGCTTGACCCTGAACCTGCTTATCTTTACCCTGCGCCTGCTTAGCTCTTACTACCGTTGGCACGAGTGTTTGTTGGACGGGCGCGCGCTGCTGTTGGCTTACACTTGGTGCCGCCTCGGCCATCACAGCACGTGTATGCGTATCCGTTGAACTTTTATCTGGCTTGCGCGTTACTTTAGCTTGTTGAGCCACCACTCCAGCGTTATCGCGCATGTATCTCTCTTTGCCTGTTTCAGTGCGCGGCACTCGTGCTCTTGCATCGGCAGCTGATGGCGCTATCTCCTTACGCTGTCTTACTTGCGGTTCCTTCGTCGCTTTTTCACCGCCACTGTGTTGCTCCTTGCGCAGTCGTTGCTGCCAAATCTCCTCAAACATGCGAATGCTAGTCTCAAGCGTAACATCGCTTTGGGTGCGCAATGTGTCTTCCAACTCACTGATAAAAGTACGATTTTCCTCGATAAACCGCTGTACACGTTGTATACGTTCTTGCGAATCGGCCAAGTTAACAGTGGCGCTTACACGATTCGAACTGACATTCATAATGGAAGATGAGGGTGTTTCGATGTCCGAAGAGCTCACGCCCAAACCGAGTACGGAATTACGTGACATACCCAACAGACGTTGCACATAGTGTGCTATGAGCGGATTCAAACGCGCTGGACGTTGAGTTGATTTTGCTGGTTGTGGCGCCGTCTGGGCTTCAGCGGCAACAGCCGTTAATGGTATATTAGTAGCGCCGTGAATGTCTGCCTCCTCACTCAATTCTAATTGATCGACCAGTGCATCCACGTCGTTGGCAATGCGAGATGGTAGACTGCGATATGATGTCGAATTGGAGTCATAAGAATTTTGTCGATTTATAGCACCTTGCTTGTCATTAGTAgaaactttttgttgttgttgtggtttctCACGCACATTGCTAGCGGAACGTTTAACGCCCAAACGTCGTGTCGGTGTATCAATTAAAGTGGAGACTTTTCGTGGACTCTTTGTGGGCTTTTTCACTTTCTGTTTGCTATGTCGGCTGCCTTCTttcttcaactttattatgattTCTAACGGTTTATTGTCTGTGGTCTGCACTCTGCACTCCTTGCCGTCTGATTCTGTAATAAATTAAGTGTAAATTATAGATTGATTACAAACGAAATAAATCACAAATACTTTTCACTATATTTTCCGTGGGTTTACCAAGAACTTTATCTGTGGTAACTTGGCCACCTTGTGGTTTCTGCATTTTACATAATTCACGCAGCTTTTGTTCCAAAACAGCTTCTTTTTGTTCGACATCATTTAAATGCTTGGCCAACGGCGATTGTCTGCCATTTTCCGGCGGCACATCCTTATTCAGCATACGTTCACGCTCGCGACGCACATCACTTACATCGTTTATCACCTGCTGCATGCTATCACCACTGCCATTTTTTTCCAGCTCTTCACACAAGGCTTTGCGCAACTCATCTATACgcagcaacaatttttttaagcgtTCAGCTTTTTGTTTATTCTGATTTGGCTGACCATCAGCGCATTTCAGCAAATCATTACGTATTTTCTTCTTCTGATCATCAACATAACCGAGCAGTATAGAGCAACGGCTGTCAGAGGAACTATTGATTTGATCATGTGGTGAAGCTAAATTCAAATTATCACCAACGGTTTTAGTGCTGGTGACGCCTTCTTGTGCACTTCCAATGCGAATGTGCTGCTTATTAATTTCCGGACAGGTGATGATTGCAGGATGCAAAAATAGGTCTTCTACGGCTGCATTACGTTTCTGTTCTAAGCGTGCTTCACGACTTATATATAATTGATGATTTTGAATTCTAACCTGAAAATATATGTGAAGATATCATTTAATTATGATtgttctgagtgttacaaactacGTAGCAAACTGAATACACGCTCTTTAGGGTAAAAAAAACTCACATCAGTCGGATTCAGCAGTTGCGGATATTCCTGCGTTAGCGCATCAAGCCTTTCTGTAAGCTCAGCACAATCACGACGTGCTTGTTCACGTTCAAGCGCTTTACGACCACGTTCAACCGAGCGCGcactgtaaacaaaaaattgtttaattaccaattttatttatttatttaattttttttttttagaattttttgagcatatttttaaagtttaccAACCTCATTCTTTTGCGCTCCTCATCTCTTTGTAATGCTAATTCTCTTTCCATTTCCGCTTGTGCTACTGCACACGGACCATTACGTTCGCGAAAAGTAGGTTCATGCACCAGATCCTCGGTGGGTTGTGCATAATCCCgcgtatatttgttgttgtaatcatAGGACTGGACACGATTGCTGCTACTTTCGCGCGCATCTTTTTCCTTATCACTTTTACAGCTATTCATTGTAACTGTGTTGCCTGAAAGTGTAATTTGTATGCGACCCGATGTACTGCTTTTATGTGGCGATTTAACTGTCGTACTGGCCGTTGTGGCTGCTAGCGATGGCGGTGGTGGTTTGGGTGGTGAACGTGAACGTGTAGGTGAAACGCTGGTGGcactttttgcatttaaaatttgcGAAACTTGTGTGAAACGTGGTTTTGCTGTGTTAGTAGTTGTTCTACCTTTTGGTTGGGCACGTATTGGCTTTTCTGGACTACTATTTCGCACAATATGGTGAAATTGCCGGTTGCTCTGTGCGTATTTATCTTTAATTTCACCAGCTGTTATGCTTATTGAATCGTTGCTATCCACATCGATATCCACAATAACAGCCGGATTTTTGCTGAGggcagtatttttattttttacattagaACTATTTTCCGGTTCTTCTTCGTCGGTACACGTTGACGAAAGTAGCGAAGAAGATGAGGAGCTTGTGCATGGGCATTTGATTACTTTCGGACATGGGCAAATTGTTACAGATTTTGTCGTTTCACTTTTATTAGAATCACTTAGTATTTCTGCGTCATCTTCATCACTATGCTGACTGTCATCATCATCTGATTCGCTTTCAGCACTTGTGCATTGGCAAGTTGATGTGTGATCTTTTGGGCAAATTTTTCGTCTTCGTTTTTTCGGTGTCTTTTTCTTTTTGTCTTTCATTAGCACATTTGGTGTTTGAGTGCCGGCAGTTTGTAGCACCTTCTTTACATTCTGCTTGGGTTTGACACCTATCCGTTCATTGGTTTTCTTTTTGAATTGTATGCGCTCTTGCTCCTTTGCAGCTTGACGTTCTGCCATTGCTTCATTCTCAATTTTTGCGGCATTATGTGCTGTGCCGATTTGAAATATAGCTTGCCGATATTCATTATTCTTCTGATCCAATACATGTTGCCGCCAACATTCAAGTTCCTGCGCTTTAATAGCCTCAAGATTTCCAAGCTGTCTATCCTTTTCCGCTGCGACATCATTGCGTATTTTTCGCGCCAACTTTTTTGACTCTTCACGTACCTGCGGAATTGCGGAAATTATTCATATccttataaatttatatcaaattcacTCAGGTAACTTACCTCAAGTAAACGTTGTTTTCGAAGCTCACCTTCCAGTTGCTTTTTTACACGCACAGGATCGTCCAAAATGCTTGGTTTATTACATGCTCGAAATTTTCCATTCACAGTAATATTTACGGACATTTTCACGTGCTCTCCCAATATGacacaattttcaattacatttgCCCCAGCACAATTGTAATAGCCAGTTTTTCGCTAtattcaaatcaaataaaattaataacgaCAACAAACCAAATGCGCAGACGCGAAAAAACTAATTAAGTTGTGGAGTGACCAGCAGCCTATTTTGTaagtattttattgtaatttcagacatttttgttgtaatctTATGCGATGTGTCAAGTTGGTCACTCAACGCATGAATAGTGCTGCCTATGCCTATGGCGAGCACAGGGCTGCATCTAAGatgtgtttattgtttttaaaattgtttagaagTAATTATTACATATGAAAGAATGAAGTACAAGTTgatgtatttagttattaaatttacagatttgtattaaaattgtgAGAATTCATTAATAACTAAAAAActgattgtttttttaatttaccagATATTTTTATAGTTCTAAAAAATAGTGCCGCCAAGTTCTTAGATTTGGCAGCACTTATACATTAATGACACTTTATAGAAATAACGGAAAGATATGCCAATTTCCTTGCTTAAACGGAAGCAATTGCACGAATTTAGaagtaattaataaagtttaatagtttttgatttaattaagaGTTATCAAGTGTTGTGCTGtgcaaatatgtgtgtaaagtgtaaaaattaaattgtaccTAAAAAAGTCAACAACAATGAAATTGCATGCACTGATGAAGCGCCTGAGAGAACCCCAATATAACAGAATGAAAAGAACGTATGCATTTGTTGGTGTAAGTGTAtatcttatatttatttgtatatagtcTAATTCTTAATTGGTTTTTCTCAATGTCGTTATAATAACATTGTTGTTCAATAGAAACATCACATTGTAGTATCACAGTTGGTGGTGGACATATCAGTATGTGCCCACTAGTCTCTCACGCTCTCCTTCCTTGCTTTCTTTTGCTTTGCAATGCTATTGCATTACCAAGGTCGCCACAAACTCTCTGCCGCTGTGTGCTGCTGCTGTGCAACAGGTGACGCGATGGGACTTTCACAGTCACTATGATAGCCGGAAGAAGCAGGACTCAGTGGTGCGCATTCAATGCGTAGTGGTTGCATATTTGTAACTGTGCTTGTTTGCTGATGTGAaacttgttgctgctgttgaacTGTGTAATtttgtggctgttgttgttggtgctgctgCTCCTGTTGCAGGCGATTAAAACTGCGACCCAAATGTGTCATTACAGATTTGCCCACTTGCACGCTCATGCCGGGTGTTGAGGCCATCACACGTGACACCTCATTAACGGCATTCATATAGCCATTACGAAATGAATCGGTGTGCCCTTgtgcgttttgttgttgtgctttacTGCGGCACTGTTGACGTACGAAAACAAGTGTTTGCTCGAGTAACTCAGCTTTATCCATGCGTAGTACGGCTTCGTCGGCTTGCAACTCAGCGACGAGTTTCTTTAATGCCTCCAAACAGTTATTAATACGTGCACGTCTTTGACGTTCCAATAGCGGTTTCTTGacttttaagtaaatttgtgTTTTGCTTTGTTGTGCCATTTTGTGTGTTTTGCGTGTCTTGCTCGTTGTTCACGTTTCGCCGGTTGATACGAATGTGTTGTCAGATCCTGCAGGGCTGCGCGCTTTTATACTCTGCTCGAGCATCCCCTATTAACAGCAAGGACTCGTCTGGATTCTCGCTCTCTTATGTGAGAGTCTCCTTGTCTTATTTGCTTAGCACTGCGGCACAGCTAAATTGGGAACAACCCTCATAATGTAGTGTAAAGTGAATTAACAACCTACAAATGCATatgaatatgtgtatatttgtttgtgtgcgcacatattaATAAGCAAGTATTTAGGTGTGCTCAACTTGCCCAGCCAAACTGAATGACGACGACGAGGACACTTGGCTGCAAAGGGACGTACAAAAAATCCGttgttcaacaaaaaaaaaacctgccTTATGGCTCGTGGCGTGGGAACCAACACGAAAGTGAGTTTCTCACACAGCACTTTCCGTTCGGCATGTGttcgttgttgctgttattatgcATGCTAGCCACATGCTCCTTTTTAaggatctgaaattttgcagctGCTGCTATTTTTCGTTTCGGTATTTTGATCCGTTGCTTCGCCGGCAATGCACACGCGTTgtgcatacaaacaaacacacgcatatGTATGCAAGTTCTGCAGGCTTTCGTGCGTTATGTTTGCTTTTCGATTTATTGGATTgccatacactcacacacacacaaataggTGATGTTGCATTTTTTGcagttgtatatgtatatgtatgtttgtatgcacaaCTCCTACGCAATGTGCGCGAGTAAAGAATTTTAATGCATTCacagcatttttttttgttgctgactTTCAATGTGTGTTGCTTCAGGATAATGGCATAATTGtttactgctgctgttgttgtttgttaagCACTTCGACAGCTGAATTTGAGTGTGGGAAAGTTTgagaaatttttgtacaaatccTTGAATGGTGCATTCATacgaaaattaattgttttatattgtttttgttgttggcttatGTTGCCGTTTGCCCGGTTGCTGGCCAAAGTGGCGCGCGCCAATGCGTGCAATACACGAGTCTTTACCGACTGTCGCTTGTTTCGCTTGCGgtgtgtatgaatgtatgtacttatgtcgCAGCGGACACTTTTCAGTAATCAATTAATATGCAGATTGTACTGAAGTTTCGTGTGCGAAAGTATGGAGTAAGACAATATGAGGATTATGTTATGTTGAAATTAATGAGTCAAAAAATTAGTCATTACAGTTGTACTATTTACGGAGGTACCTTTTAATCGTTTCGATTTCCAATGAGATTACTGGGTAATTTGTCTCATGCTGCTGGGGCTTGCTGCCATCGCATTGAACTTGTTTGGAGACACCTAGGTTAATTCGTGTCTACTTCAGCTCTCTGGTTTCTCGCTGGGCCAGCTTCTATCAACTGGAATTTGCGAAATAACcggcaaaaataataattttgtctcTGGCAATCTTAAGCGAGTAAAATTTCGCAACTATAATTCTAGTTTGTACGGTAACTATAGGCCATAGTTATCGGATATCGGAGGTTCCAAGAAATTAGCAGGTTCTTGAGGAGGGAGGGACGTGTGTAAAATTTGAGATTAATATCTtagaaactgagggactaattcgacTCAGCTCACCATGCTTACGAggttaaagccgagttaacagcagcgtaccaataattttttcttttaacaatttggcgccaattcgagatccaagtgcagccaggttcttctccacctgatctctctaACGTAGtagatgtcttcctcttcctctgcttcccccggcgggtactgcgctGAATATTTtaagagctgaagtgttttcgtccgttCAGACGACATggcctaaccagcgtagccgctgtctcttaattcgctgaattatgtcaatgacGTAGTATATGTATGTCGTATAGCTCgccgttccatcaaatgcgatatgCGCCGTTGcctatgcgcaaaggaccataaatcttccgcagaatctttctttcgaaaactcgtaagatcatatgttgtcatcgtccatggctctgcaccatatagcaggaagggaataatgagtgacttatagagtttggcatTGTTCGTCGAAGGAGgactttatgttgttgttgttgctggactttacttctcaattgcctactccgtTCGAAGTAGCATCcgttggcaagatttattctgcgttggatttcgggACTGATATTGTTGGCGGTGTTaatattggttccaagatagacga
The sequence above is drawn from the Bactrocera tryoni isolate S06 chromosome 1, CSIRO_BtryS06_freeze2, whole genome shotgun sequence genome and encodes:
- the LOC120782254 gene encoding uncharacterized protein LOC120782254 translates to MSVNITVNGKFRACNKPSILDDPVRVKKQLEGELRKQRLLEVREESKKLARKIRNDVAAEKDRQLGNLEAIKAQELECWRQHVLDQKNNEYRQAIFQIGTAHNAAKIENEAMAERQAAKEQERIQFKKKTNERIGVKPKQNVKKVLQTAGTQTPNVLMKDKKKKTPKKRRRKICPKDHTSTCQCTSAESESDDDDSQHSDEDDAEILSDSNKSETTKSVTICPCPKVIKCPCTSSSSSSLLSSTCTDEEEPENSSNVKNKNTALSKNPAVIVDIDVDSNDSISITAGEIKDKYAQSNRQFHHIVRNSSPEKPIRAQPKGRTTTNTAKPRFTQVSQILNAKSATSVSPTRSRSPPKPPPPSLAATTASTTVKSPHKSSTSGRIQITLSGNTVTMNSCKSDKEKDARESSSNRVQSYDYNNKYTRDYAQPTEDLVHEPTFRERNGPCAVAQAEMERELALQRDEERKRMSARSVERGRKALEREQARRDCAELTERLDALTQEYPQLLNPTDVRIQNHQLYISREARLEQKRNAAVEDLFLHPAIITCPEINKQHIRIGSAQEGVTSTKTVGDNLNLASPHDQINSSSDSRCSILLGYVDDQKKKIRNDLLKCADGQPNQNKQKAERLKKLLLRIDELRKALCEELEKNGSGDSMQQVINDVSDVRRERERMLNKDVPPENGRQSPLAKHLNDVEQKEAVLEQKLRELCKMQKPQGGQVTTDKVLGKPTENIVKKSDGKECRVQTTDNKPLEIIIKLKKEGSRHSKQKVKKPTKSPRKVSTLIDTPTRRLGVKRSASNVREKPQQQQKVSTNDKQGAINRQNSYDSNSTSYRSLPSRIANDVDALVDQLELSEEADIHGATNIPLTAVAAEAQTAPQPAKSTQRPARLNPLIAHYVQRLLGMSRNSVLGLGVSSSDIETPSSSIMNVSSNRVSATVNLADSQERIQRVQRFIEENRTFISELEDTLRTQSDVTLETSIRMFEEIWQQRLRKEQHSGGEKATKEPQVRQRKEIAPSAADARARVPRTETGKERYMRDNAGVVAQQAKVTRKPDKSSTDTHTRAVMAEAAPSVSQQQRAPVQQTLVPTVVRAKQAQGKDKQVQGQAEQPQGQAKQAQGQQPRQIVQIGEKTARISTERTATTASADSQPKRDILVDTEERRAEEQIARYEQLTENCTQRIAELTELIQKVRTEKKRLMEVTLSSVSEGRNSTEYIELPDGTRRRSNASVDRNTSISSGSSGGASVRHALTTQPTTSIDYTPPDILEQQAAATSAEGLSALDSAAPLEKHKPTGMSHDSGISISRPLTAQDVEPPSQASSTTHPSHHGGGGRKARPPPTLQRYSPNFAEDDVVHELSTIIEVDTPATSRVNATTVSAAAAAAEASRSRPLQPQPFPTFEEYAREMNLDVTQLDADTSQRINQEFETLIAQLCNAQSGAVPDYREFPSLSAYLRNLSVPQDGAEQSQSPETIDDLVSCLRIANLSIKPFPTRQEYLRQLATNSQSGEFLDSASLENISDARTNSNTETESESINIEEELRRRQLLQHSFRTAKTKEQIFSSTVRDGGENGRATHARAFAAESGIEKLSSTSENGSSEFERQLFSLGMKWPATMRARTKEAKAVGNSNSSSSPERVAPTTDATAQRNSPKKGVNNAVLKSPQRSPDSTLRGVSPKRVETVKISATKEVQFERSVDKRSPTHSPTREAAKQKLRHSPERLEVNTNKDTSHQKQRSINPTPDMSTKDTAGHDASRKNKSSQPRSSDCEFLSDFGRPLNLRDFLTKELLKHASSSSTSSTPTDESLRSAFLQSIIETMTPRTNNGGSNQLDRQKTSTPVTHSASSNAQSSGEHSVSSAINTQSQLFSGESCISSVRFFERSITRSYPRNAPTAAGDAQNKMTEEQPDENNASQK
- the LOC120782199 gene encoding enhancer of split m8 protein-like, with the protein product MAQQSKTQIYLKVKKPLLERQRRARINNCLEALKKLVAELQADEAVLRMDKAELLEQTLVFVRQQCRSKAQQQNAQGHTDSFRNGYMNAVNEVSRVMASTPGMSVQVGKSVMTHLGRSFNRLQQEQQHQQQQPQNYTVQQQQQVSHQQTSTVTNMQPLRIECAPLSPASSGYHSDCESPIASPVAQQQHTAAESLWRPW